The following are encoded in a window of Rhizobium sp. WYJ-E13 genomic DNA:
- a CDS encoding DUF2157 domain-containing protein, whose translation MYRGRLERDLSLWVEKGLLEEKTAETLLGEYDARPASFSLGRVLMGLAAILLGAALLLLVASNWEYIPRLVRVGLMLALIWAVHIGAALLFVRGALATANALLIIGALSFGGAISLIGQMYHLSGDEQTVMYLWFAVAAVSAILFRSAAVTVVAGFLSWASFVVYLENYDTRWVGFGPYAPLVMAAVILGLVRFTGADRARHLAYLLVIGWLAWLYVLFDEISVAIAFAVLGMATFLLTALPLRPISTLVRTAGAAPAFYSFLVAIMGLFLLHMEMDEGGRMVLLGLLTLGAAVVAIVLHGRNNGAVRYLAYGAFAAEMLYLASVTVGTILGTSSLFLFSGLVVAAVAWVVIRLEKRFSAGRVEERA comes from the coding sequence ATGTATCGCGGCAGATTGGAGCGGGATCTCTCGCTCTGGGTGGAGAAGGGACTGCTCGAGGAAAAGACGGCGGAGACGCTGCTGGGCGAATATGACGCGCGCCCGGCGAGTTTCAGCCTCGGCCGCGTGCTGATGGGGCTGGCGGCGATATTGCTTGGCGCGGCCCTGCTGCTGCTCGTCGCCTCGAACTGGGAGTATATTCCGCGCCTCGTGCGCGTAGGTCTCATGCTGGCGCTCATCTGGGCGGTTCATATCGGTGCCGCACTTCTTTTTGTACGTGGTGCGCTGGCGACCGCTAACGCTTTGCTTATCATCGGTGCCCTCAGCTTCGGCGGCGCCATCTCCCTTATCGGCCAGATGTATCATCTCTCAGGCGACGAGCAGACGGTCATGTATCTCTGGTTTGCGGTTGCAGCTGTTTCGGCGATCCTTTTCCGCTCGGCTGCGGTGACAGTTGTCGCCGGCTTCCTCTCCTGGGCCTCCTTTGTCGTATACCTTGAAAATTACGATACGCGTTGGGTCGGCTTCGGCCCCTACGCGCCGCTGGTGATGGCGGCTGTTATTCTCGGGCTGGTGCGCTTTACGGGCGCCGATCGCGCCCGCCATCTCGCCTATCTGTTGGTAATCGGCTGGCTCGCATGGCTTTATGTACTTTTTGACGAGATTTCCGTGGCGATCGCCTTCGCAGTTCTCGGCATGGCGACGTTCCTGCTGACAGCCTTGCCCCTCCGCCCGATTTCCACACTCGTGAGAACGGCGGGTGCCGCTCCGGCATTCTATAGCTTCCTCGTCGCTATTATGGGGCTGTTCTTGCTGCATATGGAAATGGACGAAGGCGGGCGCATGGTTCTGCTTGGCCTGCTGACGCTGGGTGCTGCGGTTGTGGCGATTGTGCTGCATGGCCGCAACAATGGCGCTGTACGCTACCTGGCCTACGGCGCTTTCGCCGCAGAGATGCTCTATCTGGCCTCGGTGACGGTTGGCACGATCCTCGGCACATCGAGCCTCTTCCTGTTTTCCGGCCTGGTGGTGGCAGCCGTTGCTTGGGTCGTCATCCGCCTTGAAAAACGCTTCTCGGCAGGTCGAGTGGAGGAACGCGCATGA
- a CDS encoding GDYXXLXY domain-containing protein — MSSAFARPQSTRFYIIAAILAAGLQTLILGYIIQSRASILAGGTEVLLKTAPVDPRDFLRGDYVVLNYDISSVPVSTVTGGIPAGAGEQTLWVRLRRQPDGFWGIVESSFKQLPAASDTVVMRSLPFYSYGPDSGETIRVEYGIERYYVPEGKGKPLEEARNEGVVSIAASVSSSGAAQIRSLVVDGKPAYEEPLY; from the coding sequence ATGAGCTCTGCCTTTGCAAGACCGCAATCCACCCGCTTCTACATTATCGCTGCGATTCTGGCCGCTGGCCTGCAGACGCTAATCCTTGGCTATATCATCCAGAGCCGCGCTTCGATTCTGGCCGGAGGCACCGAGGTATTGCTCAAGACGGCTCCGGTCGACCCGCGTGACTTCCTGCGTGGCGACTATGTGGTGCTGAATTACGACATATCTTCCGTCCCGGTCTCGACAGTGACAGGCGGCATTCCGGCAGGAGCAGGCGAGCAGACGCTCTGGGTGCGTCTCAGGCGCCAGCCGGACGGCTTCTGGGGTATTGTCGAATCGTCGTTTAAGCAATTGCCGGCAGCGTCAGACACAGTCGTGATGCGCAGCCTGCCTTTCTACAGCTATGGTCCCGATAGCGGCGAAACCATCCGGGTCGAATATGGGATCGAGCGCTATTACGTGCCGGAAGGCAAAGGCAAGCCGCTCGAGGAGGCCCGCAACGAGGGTGTCGTTTCGATTGCCGCCAGCGTTTCGTCCTCGGGTGCCGCGCAGATCCGCAGCCTCGTCGTCGACGGTAAGCCGGCCTACGAGGAGCCGCTCTACTGA
- the tig gene encoding trigger factor, with translation MQVIETLAEGLKREIKVVIPAKDMENKLNERLADVKDKVRINGFRPGKVPAGHLKKLYGKSVMVDLVNEIVRDQPTQILSSRGEKSATQPEIDMTEDQAEVEKILAAQQDFEFTLSYEVLPPIELKSNTGIKVTREVVDISDDEVNEQVLKVAESARDYAEKKGKAANGDRVKMDYVGKVDGVAFDGGTDQDAELVLGSGRFIPGFEDQLVGLKAGDEKTITVTFPADYPAKNLAGAEATFDVTVKEVAAPADVEINDELAKKLGLESADRLKEIVRGQIESQYGSLTRQKLKRQILDQLDELYKFETPSKLVEAEYNGIWNQVSNDLAQSGKTFEDEDTTEEKAREEYQKLAERRVRLGLVLSEIGEKAGVEVSEDEMQRAIYEQLRQYPGQEKQILEFFRSQPGAAASIRAPIFEEKVIDHLLTEIDVTDKKVTKEELLADEESEASDKADAKKAAPKKKAAAKAEASAEAAEGEEAAAPKKKAAPKKKASEDSAE, from the coding sequence ATGCAGGTTATCGAAACGCTCGCTGAAGGGCTGAAGCGCGAAATCAAGGTCGTTATCCCGGCCAAGGACATGGAAAACAAGCTGAACGAGCGCCTTGCCGACGTGAAGGACAAGGTTCGCATCAACGGCTTCCGTCCGGGCAAGGTTCCGGCCGGTCATCTCAAGAAGCTTTACGGCAAGTCCGTCATGGTCGACCTCGTCAACGAGATCGTCCGCGACCAGCCGACCCAGATCCTGTCCAGCCGCGGTGAAAAGTCGGCCACCCAGCCGGAAATCGACATGACGGAAGACCAGGCCGAAGTGGAAAAGATCCTCGCCGCCCAGCAGGATTTCGAATTCACATTGTCTTACGAAGTTCTTCCGCCGATCGAACTGAAGTCCAACACGGGCATCAAGGTCACGCGCGAAGTCGTCGACATCTCCGACGACGAAGTCAACGAGCAGGTTCTGAAGGTCGCTGAAAGCGCCCGCGACTACGCTGAAAAGAAGGGCAAGGCTGCCAACGGCGACCGCGTCAAGATGGACTATGTCGGCAAGGTCGACGGCGTTGCCTTCGATGGCGGCACCGATCAGGACGCTGAACTGGTTCTCGGCTCCGGCCGCTTCATCCCGGGCTTCGAAGACCAGCTCGTCGGCCTCAAGGCTGGCGACGAGAAGACCATCACCGTAACCTTCCCGGCCGATTATCCGGCGAAGAACCTCGCTGGTGCGGAAGCCACCTTCGACGTCACCGTCAAGGAAGTTGCCGCTCCGGCCGATGTCGAGATCAACGACGAACTCGCCAAGAAGCTCGGCCTCGAATCTGCCGATCGTCTGAAGGAAATCGTCCGTGGCCAGATCGAATCCCAGTACGGTTCGCTGACGCGCCAGAAGCTGAAGCGCCAGATTCTCGATCAGCTCGACGAACTGTACAAGTTCGAAACCCCGTCCAAGCTCGTCGAAGCCGAATATAACGGCATCTGGAACCAGGTCAGCAATGACCTCGCCCAGTCCGGCAAGACCTTTGAAGACGAAGACACGACCGAAGAGAAGGCCCGCGAAGAATATCAGAAGCTCGCCGAGCGCCGCGTCCGCCTCGGTCTCGTTCTCTCCGAGATCGGCGAAAAGGCCGGCGTCGAAGTCAGCGAAGACGAAATGCAGCGCGCGATCTATGAACAGCTGCGTCAGTATCCGGGCCAGGAAAAGCAGATCCTCGAGTTCTTCCGCAGCCAGCCGGGTGCCGCCGCTTCGATCCGCGCTCCGATCTTCGAAGAGAAGGTCATCGACCACCTGCTGACCGAAATCGACGTCACCGACAAGAAGGTGACCAAGGAAGAGCTGCTCGCCGACGAAGAAAGCGAAGCTTCCGACAAGGCCGACGCCAAGAAGGCCGCACCGAAGAAGAAGGCTGCTGCCAAGGCCGAGGCTTCTGCCGAAGCCGCTGAAGGCGAAGAAGCCGCTGCTCCGAAGAAGAAGGCAGCTCCGAAGAAGAAGGCTTCTGAAGACAGCGCCGAGTAA
- a CDS encoding radical SAM protein, giving the protein MSDTSEAARRRFQLILIKPSHYDDDGYVIRWWRAMIPSNSLAAIYGIAADCAERQILGADTAIDITVIDETNTRIDFAALLSQFKRNDNFGMIALIGVQSNQYPRALDIARPFRDAGLPVSMGGFHISGCLSMLDGDAIGLEECRKMGVSMFAGEAEGRLELVLRDAAAGELKPLYNFMNDLPGIGGTPVPFLPKDNIQRTLGLSTSFDAGRGCPYQCSFCTIINVQGRKSRFRSADDVEKLVRMNWAQGIHKFFITDDNFARNKDWEAIFDRLIELREKDGIPLGLMIQVDTLCHKIPNFIEKSKRAGVTRVFIGLENVNPDNLTAAKKNQNKITEYRKMLLAWKAQGIMTLAGYILGFPADTPDSIRRDIKIIQEELPLDVIEFFVLTPLPGSEDHQVLWKKGVEMDADLNIYDVEHVCTAHPKMSKQEWEDIYQEAWSLYYSPDHMKTLLRRAVATDIKLSSLVKVLVSFATTVPLENVHPLQSGLLRLKHPSERRPGLKREHPLLFWPRFAFDTARKHLSLAGTIIGLSVSAFLIARGADAKTYMDKALTPVGDDDEDVLDLFTKTAGGTAAVSHIKKVAELTHTRKAV; this is encoded by the coding sequence TTGTCCGATACTTCAGAGGCTGCTCGCAGACGGTTTCAGCTCATCCTGATAAAGCCGTCGCACTATGACGACGACGGCTATGTGATCCGTTGGTGGCGGGCAATGATCCCCTCCAATTCGCTGGCAGCCATCTACGGGATTGCCGCGGATTGTGCCGAGCGGCAAATTCTTGGCGCCGATACCGCAATCGACATTACAGTCATAGACGAGACCAATACACGGATCGATTTTGCGGCGCTGCTGTCGCAGTTCAAGCGCAACGACAACTTCGGGATGATCGCGCTTATCGGCGTGCAATCCAACCAGTATCCCCGCGCGCTTGATATCGCCCGTCCGTTCCGCGATGCCGGACTGCCGGTTTCGATGGGTGGCTTCCATATATCGGGATGCCTGTCGATGCTCGACGGCGATGCGATCGGCCTTGAGGAATGCCGCAAGATGGGCGTTTCGATGTTTGCCGGCGAAGCCGAAGGACGGCTGGAGCTGGTGCTGCGTGATGCGGCCGCCGGTGAACTGAAGCCGCTCTACAATTTCATGAATGACCTTCCCGGCATCGGCGGCACTCCGGTGCCTTTCCTGCCGAAAGACAATATCCAGCGCACGCTTGGCCTCAGCACCAGTTTCGATGCAGGCCGCGGCTGCCCCTATCAATGTTCTTTCTGCACGATCATCAACGTGCAGGGCCGCAAGTCCCGTTTCCGCTCCGCCGACGATGTCGAGAAGCTAGTGCGCATGAACTGGGCGCAGGGTATCCATAAATTCTTCATTACCGACGACAATTTTGCCCGTAACAAGGATTGGGAAGCGATCTTCGACCGGCTGATCGAGCTGAGAGAAAAAGACGGCATTCCGCTCGGCCTGATGATCCAGGTGGACACGCTCTGCCACAAGATCCCGAACTTCATCGAAAAATCGAAGCGCGCCGGCGTCACCCGCGTCTTCATCGGTCTGGAAAATGTCAATCCGGACAATCTGACCGCCGCCAAGAAGAACCAGAACAAGATCACGGAATATCGCAAGATGCTGCTTGCCTGGAAGGCGCAGGGCATCATGACGCTCGCCGGCTATATTCTGGGCTTTCCGGCAGACACGCCGGATTCGATCCGCCGCGACATCAAGATCATTCAGGAAGAGCTTCCGCTCGACGTCATCGAATTCTTCGTTCTGACGCCGCTCCCCGGCTCCGAGGACCATCAGGTTCTCTGGAAGAAGGGCGTCGAGATGGATGCCGATCTCAATATCTATGATGTCGAGCATGTCTGCACAGCGCATCCGAAGATGAGCAAGCAGGAGTGGGAAGATATCTACCAGGAGGCCTGGTCGCTCTACTACTCGCCTGACCATATGAAGACCTTGCTGCGCCGCGCTGTGGCGACCGACATCAAGCTGAGCAGTCTCGTCAAGGTCCTGGTCTCGTTTGCGACCACCGTACCGCTGGAGAATGTCCATCCGTTGCAGAGCGGCCTTCTGCGCCTGAAACATCCCTCGGAGCGGCGCCCTGGCCTGAAGCGCGAACATCCGCTGCTGTTCTGGCCGCGTTTTGCCTTCGATACCGCCCGCAAGCATCTCTCGCTTGCCGGCACAATCATCGGCCTCAGCGTTTCGGCTTTCCTGATTGCGCGTGGCGCCGACGCCAAGACCTACATGGACAAGGCTCTGACTCCCGTCGGTGACGATGACGAAGACGTTCTCGATCTCTTCACCAAGACGGCGGGCGGCACGGCTGCCGTCAGCCACATCAAGAAGGTTGCCGAGCTGACCCACACACGCAAAGCCGTCTGA
- the sthA gene encoding Si-specific NAD(P)(+) transhydrogenase, translated as MFQYDLVVVGSGPAGRRGAIQAAKLGKKVLVIEQGKRVGGVSVHTGTIPSKTLRETALNLSGWRERGFYGRSYRVKQEISAEDLRRRLLITLDHEVEVLEHQFARNRVQHIRGKASFVDTNTLQVIKDDGDTMTVTGASILLAVGTKPFRPDYIPFDNKTVLDSDELLDIEELPRTMVVIGAGVIGIEYATIFSALDTAVTVIDPKSTMLDFIDKEIVEDFTYQLRDRNMKLLLGTKAEKVERLDTGKVQLTLDSGRHLVTDMALFAAGRMGATDTLNLQAVGIEADSRGRLKVNPETFQTSVPNIYAAGDVVGFPSLASTSMEQGRIAARVAIGAVAKEPQKYFPYGIYAVPEISTCGLTEEEMKERGIPYECGIARFRETSRGHIMGLDTGLLKLIFSLKTRRLLGVHIVGEGATELVHIGQAVLNLKGTVEYFVENTFNYPTLAEAYKIAGLDAWNRMGDIKSEL; from the coding sequence ATGTTCCAGTACGATCTCGTGGTAGTCGGCAGCGGTCCGGCAGGGCGCCGTGGCGCGATACAGGCTGCAAAACTCGGCAAGAAAGTGCTGGTCATCGAGCAAGGAAAGCGTGTCGGCGGTGTCTCCGTCCACACCGGCACGATCCCTTCCAAGACGCTGCGCGAGACCGCACTCAATCTTTCCGGCTGGCGTGAGCGCGGGTTCTACGGCCGCAGTTACCGCGTGAAGCAGGAGATCAGTGCCGAAGATCTGCGCCGCCGCCTGCTGATTACGCTCGATCATGAAGTCGAAGTGCTCGAACACCAGTTCGCCCGCAATCGCGTCCAGCACATCCGCGGCAAGGCAAGCTTCGTCGATACCAATACCCTGCAGGTCATCAAGGACGACGGCGACACGATGACGGTGACCGGCGCCAGCATTCTGCTCGCCGTCGGCACCAAGCCCTTCCGGCCTGACTACATACCGTTCGACAACAAGACCGTGCTCGACAGCGACGAACTGCTCGATATCGAAGAATTGCCGCGCACGATGGTCGTCATCGGCGCCGGTGTTATCGGCATCGAATATGCGACAATCTTTTCGGCGCTGGATACGGCCGTAACCGTCATCGATCCGAAGTCGACCATGCTCGACTTCATCGACAAGGAAATCGTCGAGGACTTCACCTATCAACTGCGCGACCGCAACATGAAGCTGCTGCTCGGCACGAAGGCAGAGAAGGTCGAGCGGCTTGATACCGGCAAGGTGCAGTTGACGCTCGACAGCGGCCGGCATCTCGTGACCGACATGGCGCTGTTTGCCGCCGGGCGCATGGGCGCCACCGATACGCTGAACCTACAGGCCGTTGGTATCGAAGCCGACAGCCGCGGCCGTCTGAAGGTCAATCCCGAGACTTTCCAGACCTCGGTACCGAACATCTACGCCGCCGGCGACGTCGTCGGTTTCCCGAGCCTTGCCTCGACTTCGATGGAACAGGGCCGTATTGCAGCGCGCGTGGCGATCGGCGCCGTCGCCAAGGAGCCGCAGAAATACTTCCCCTACGGCATTTATGCCGTGCCGGAAATCTCCACCTGCGGCCTGACGGAAGAGGAAATGAAGGAGCGCGGCATTCCCTATGAATGCGGCATCGCCCGCTTCCGCGAGACCTCGCGCGGCCACATCATGGGCCTCGATACCGGCTTGCTGAAGCTGATCTTCTCGTTGAAGACGCGCCGGCTGCTCGGCGTGCACATCGTCGGCGAAGGTGCGACCGAACTGGTGCATATCGGCCAGGCCGTGCTGAACCTGAAGGGTACAGTCGAATATTTCGTCGAAAATACCTTCAACTATCCGACGCTTGCCGAAGCTTACAAAATCGCCGGCCTCGATGCGTGGAACCGCATGGGCGATATAAAGTCCGAACTTTAA
- a CDS encoding dual specificity protein phosphatase family protein encodes MSIFPGRLYAPPSLRSLIRLTLLLLIVTGLYLGYLQLSTNVHAVIDGQVYRSAQPSPAKLGELVKEYGIKSVLNLRGDSSGEGWYDNEIAAAKGLNVQHIDFRMSATKELSVEEGRQLMAIMAAAPKPMLIHCKAGADRTGLASAIYVAGVAKEGEMAAESQISLTYGHLSLFFIGAYAMDRTFERLEPMFGFLNS; translated from the coding sequence ATGAGCATTTTTCCTGGTCGCTTGTACGCGCCGCCGAGCCTTCGATCGCTGATACGACTAACGCTTCTGCTGCTGATCGTAACCGGTCTCTACCTCGGCTACCTGCAGCTTTCGACCAATGTTCATGCGGTCATCGATGGCCAGGTCTACCGCTCCGCTCAGCCCTCCCCTGCAAAGCTTGGCGAACTCGTCAAGGAGTACGGCATCAAATCGGTGCTTAACCTGCGCGGCGACAGCAGCGGCGAGGGCTGGTACGACAATGAGATTGCCGCGGCAAAGGGCCTCAATGTCCAGCATATCGATTTCCGCATGTCAGCAACGAAGGAACTCTCCGTCGAGGAAGGGCGCCAGCTGATGGCGATCATGGCAGCCGCGCCCAAGCCGATGCTCATCCACTGCAAGGCCGGCGCCGACCGTACGGGGCTGGCTTCGGCCATCTACGTCGCAGGCGTCGCCAAGGAAGGAGAGATGGCGGCGGAGTCGCAGATCTCGCTGACATACGGCCATCTGTCGCTTTTCTTCATCGGCGCCTATGCTATGGACCGCACATTCGAGCGGCTTGAGCCAATGTTCGGCTTTTTGAACTCCTAA
- the radC gene encoding DNA repair protein RadC, with product MAKDPVPQAGDDELPFDMDEDIAVDERAFFGQPAKAVVPAKKAALPVREEHYHGHRERLRNRFRENGDTALADYEILELLLFRLIPRRDTKPIAKALIDRFGSLAGVFGAPAALLQEIKGVGETVALDLKLISAIGHRALKSELRGKQVLSSWSSVIQYCHAAMAHETREQFRILFLDKRNALIADEVQGHGTVDHTPVYPREVVRRALELSATALILVHNHPSGDPTPSRADIDMTKMIIDAAKPLGIAIHDHIIIGKDGQASLKGLRLI from the coding sequence ATGGCGAAAGACCCCGTTCCGCAGGCTGGCGATGACGAATTGCCTTTCGACATGGACGAGGATATCGCCGTGGACGAACGGGCGTTTTTCGGACAGCCGGCAAAGGCGGTGGTTCCTGCAAAAAAAGCCGCCCTGCCCGTCAGGGAAGAGCATTATCACGGCCATCGCGAGAGGCTGCGCAACCGCTTCCGTGAGAATGGCGATACGGCGCTCGCCGACTATGAGATCCTCGAACTCCTGCTCTTCCGGCTGATCCCGCGCCGCGACACGAAACCGATCGCCAAGGCGCTGATCGATCGCTTCGGATCACTTGCCGGCGTCTTCGGTGCACCGGCAGCACTGCTGCAGGAAATCAAAGGCGTCGGAGAGACGGTGGCGCTGGATCTGAAGCTGATATCCGCCATTGGCCATCGCGCACTGAAGAGCGAACTCAGGGGCAAGCAGGTGCTTTCCTCGTGGTCGTCGGTCATCCAATATTGTCATGCGGCCATGGCGCATGAGACGCGCGAACAGTTCCGCATTCTCTTCCTCGACAAGCGCAATGCGCTGATCGCCGACGAGGTGCAGGGGCATGGCACGGTGGACCACACGCCTGTCTATCCGCGTGAGGTAGTGAGGCGAGCGCTCGAGCTTTCGGCAACGGCGCTGATTCTGGTGCACAATCACCCTTCGGGCGACCCCACTCCATCGCGCGCCGATATCGACATGACGAAGATGATCATCGATGCTGCAAAGCCGCTCGGTATTGCCATCCACGATCACATCATCATCGGCAAAGACGGACAAGCAAGCCTCAAAGGCCTGCGCTTGATATAA
- the map gene encoding type I methionyl aminopeptidase — MVNYIEASSAPPKNTGAIRLYGPEAFEGMRNACQLTARCLDALADIVKPGLATNEIDRFVFEFGMDHGAYPATLNYRGYTKSTCTSINHVVCHGIPDDKALREGDIVNIDVTFVVDGWHGDSSRMYPVGQIKRAAERLLEVTYESLMRGIAAVHPGARTGAIGEAIQIYAEAERCSVVRDFCGHGVGRLFHDSPNILHYGRANEGPELREGMIFTIEPMINLGRPHVKVLADGWTAVTRDRSLSAQYEHTIGVTANGCEIFTLSPAGLDRPGLPPLNG; from the coding sequence ATGGTGAATTATATCGAAGCCTCCTCCGCGCCGCCGAAAAATACCGGCGCCATCAGGCTTTATGGTCCGGAAGCATTCGAGGGAATGCGCAATGCGTGCCAGCTGACCGCGCGCTGTCTCGATGCGCTTGCCGATATCGTCAAGCCGGGTCTCGCAACCAATGAAATCGACCGCTTCGTTTTTGAATTCGGCATGGATCACGGCGCTTATCCAGCGACGCTGAACTACCGCGGCTATACGAAATCCACCTGCACTTCGATCAATCATGTGGTGTGCCACGGCATTCCCGATGACAAAGCGCTTCGCGAAGGCGATATCGTCAATATCGACGTGACCTTTGTCGTCGACGGCTGGCATGGGGATTCGAGCCGCATGTATCCGGTCGGCCAAATCAAACGCGCTGCCGAGCGGCTGCTCGAAGTGACCTATGAGTCGCTGATGCGCGGCATCGCCGCTGTTCATCCCGGCGCGCGCACCGGCGCGATCGGTGAAGCGATCCAGATCTATGCCGAAGCGGAGCGCTGCTCCGTCGTGCGCGATTTTTGCGGCCACGGTGTCGGCCGTCTCTTCCACGATTCGCCGAACATCCTGCATTATGGTCGCGCCAATGAAGGACCGGAATTGCGTGAGGGCATGATCTTCACCATCGAACCGATGATCAATCTCGGACGCCCGCATGTGAAGGTGCTGGCGGACGGCTGGACCGCCGTGACGCGTGACCGCTCGCTGTCAGCGCAGTACGAACATACGATCGGCGTGACCGCGAATGGCTGCGAGATCTTTACGCTTTCGCCCGCCGGTCTCGACCGGCCGGGCCTGCCGCCGCTGAACGGATGA
- a CDS encoding TetR/AcrR family transcriptional regulator, producing MLNETAVAALEQTGATEPEKRIRDRGATERAILKAAKSLLAEEGFQNFGINAVARRAGCDKQLIYRYYGGLEGLIEAIGADLGNWVKDRIPEDTGGMFLLTYGDLMERLSLLFLEALRDDPLMRRIVAWEVSENTEQVRRLSEARSKALGQWLDRMRGSLTPPKGVDVASVNALIFASIQHLVLAAAAGGQCAGLVLKNGKDWEKAAGALKRLVRGVYG from the coding sequence ATGCTGAATGAAACTGCCGTGGCCGCGCTCGAACAGACGGGTGCCACTGAGCCTGAAAAGCGTATCCGCGACAGAGGCGCCACCGAGCGCGCTATTCTGAAGGCGGCCAAGAGCCTGCTGGCGGAAGAGGGTTTCCAGAATTTCGGCATCAATGCCGTCGCCCGCCGCGCCGGCTGCGACAAGCAGCTCATCTACCGCTATTATGGTGGCCTCGAAGGCCTCATCGAGGCGATCGGCGCCGATCTCGGCAACTGGGTCAAGGACCGCATCCCCGAAGATACCGGCGGCATGTTCCTGCTGACCTATGGCGACCTGATGGAGCGGTTGTCGCTGCTTTTCCTGGAAGCGTTGCGCGACGATCCGCTGATGCGCCGCATCGTCGCCTGGGAGGTGTCCGAAAATACCGAACAGGTGAGGCGCCTTTCCGAAGCGCGCTCCAAGGCGCTTGGCCAGTGGCTCGATCGCATGCGCGGTTCGCTGACGCCGCCGAAGGGTGTTGACGTCGCTTCCGTCAATGCCCTGATCTTCGCCTCCATCCAGCATCTTGTGCTTGCCGCCGCCGCCGGCGGGCAATGCGCGGGTCTGGTTTTGAAGAACGGCAAGGACTGGGAGAAGGCGGCAGGTGCGTTGAAGCGGCTGGTGCGCGGCGTCTACGGCTGA
- a CDS encoding DUF6105 family protein, with amino-acid sequence MKWFLIFWAGPIVFLAGWYWLSYYDLNFGIFMLTRQVHDLTFQVYGKVLGLPPEEIPPLVARAIAIDSLVVFAIMGFRKRRQIAAWWRARHASISSADLASKESLSRAP; translated from the coding sequence ATGAAGTGGTTTCTGATCTTCTGGGCCGGTCCGATCGTCTTCCTGGCGGGATGGTACTGGCTTTCCTATTACGATCTGAACTTCGGCATCTTCATGCTGACGCGGCAGGTCCATGACCTGACATTCCAGGTTTACGGCAAGGTGCTCGGCCTGCCGCCGGAGGAAATTCCGCCGCTGGTCGCTCGCGCCATCGCCATCGACAGCCTCGTCGTCTTTGCCATCATGGGCTTCCGTAAGCGCCGTCAGATTGCGGCATGGTGGAGGGCGCGTCACGCCTCCATATCGTCTGCCGATCTCGCCAGCAAGGAAAGCCTGTCAAGGGCTCCCTGA
- the ruvX gene encoding Holliday junction resolvase RuvX has protein sequence MTVLTIEELAEALGPGQAIAGLDLGTKTIGLAMSDLGRRFATPRPVIKREKFTIDAETLLAFATKEKVSAFVIGLPMNMDGSAGPRVQATRAFVRNMEQKTALPFVYWDERLSTVAAERALLEMDVSRAKRAERIDSAAASFILQGALDRLSLLARSADDMEA, from the coding sequence ATGACGGTGCTGACGATCGAGGAACTGGCCGAAGCGCTCGGTCCCGGACAGGCAATCGCCGGCCTCGATCTCGGCACGAAGACGATCGGTCTTGCCATGTCCGATCTCGGACGCCGCTTTGCGACGCCGCGTCCGGTCATCAAGCGCGAGAAATTCACCATCGATGCCGAGACCCTGCTGGCCTTCGCAACGAAAGAAAAGGTCTCAGCCTTCGTCATCGGCCTGCCGATGAATATGGATGGATCGGCAGGGCCGCGCGTTCAGGCGACGCGGGCCTTCGTGCGCAACATGGAGCAGAAAACCGCCCTTCCCTTTGTCTATTGGGATGAGCGGCTATCGACGGTGGCGGCAGAACGGGCCTTGCTGGAAATGGATGTTTCGCGGGCAAAACGCGCCGAACGGATCGATTCGGCTGCGGCAAGCTTCATCCTTCAGGGAGCCCTTGACAGGCTTTCCTTGCTGGCGAGATCGGCAGACGATATGGAGGCGTGA